Genomic DNA from Marnyiella aurantia:
CACGGGAATTTGTGTCATCAACTCACCTTTCCTGTTCCGCAGCTCCATTATCATATTAACTTTGAAATTGCTCCACGATTTATATTCTTCCAGGTAAGCGCCTGCTTCCACAATCACATCATAGTAAAGACTGATAGCAAAATAGTTCTTTATACCAAGATCATAAACCGACTGTGACTGAGTGGTTATATCAGTACCGCTAATCTGAAAAGGCATAACCGCAGTATTAAGGCCTAAAGAAGAGGCATTTACGGGTGTCCCGTTGTTTTCACCTCCAGTCGATAAATAACTGAACTGATATTTCAGTTTCTGGGGTGGAAAGTTTTTTATACCGTTGGTTATAGACCCGTTTACCCTGAAAGTGACAGACCATCTGTCCATTTGCAATCCGTTTGCATTCTGAACTTCAATAAAAAAGCGTTTAAGGTTTTTAATCCGCGTTTCGCCATATGTATCAACAGGTACCCAGCCGGTATTATGTACACTGAGGCGGGCAAATGTCTGCGCATCTGCAACTGAAAAAATAAGTACAGCCAACAGGGCTATAAATTTATTCATGTACAAATGCCAGTTCGGCCATTTTAATCGTATCATCATTACCGTATGAAAAAGTTGATGAAGCGGTATATTTCCCGGGTTGCAGGTCCTTTGGAAGTGTTATTTTTACTGATCGGCGGTCTCCCGGAAGCGTATATAAGATCTGATCTTCTAGTGTTTGTTTCCGACCGTTGCTCAAATTCACCAGCTCAGTAAAGACAGTGCCGTCTGTCCACATATTTCCGGTATTTTCCAGATCCAGTTCCAGCATCTTTGCTTTTTTGTTATAACGGTAATCCTGAAACTCAACATTGGGATCCTCCGGAGAATTATAGCGGTGATAAAGTTTTATTCCCGAACGCAGTGTTACCTTAACCATGGCACCTTCCTGATTGTAGGAATCCACCGGATTGGTTTGGGTGATAAATAAAAGAGCTGTATGCACATTAAGTGTATCAGCTTGTAAAGCAGGAGCTTTCACTGTAACTATAATATCCTGAGATTCGCCTGGAGCCAATGAAAAATAGCTTTGCGGACTGATCGTAACCCAATTTGCCGCAGAGTTTTTCAGAGTACCTGCATCTGCTATGACATTATTCCCTTCAGTATCGTACTCCCAGTCGTGGGTGGATACAGTGAGAGTAAGCGAATTTGTCTTACTTGAATTTGTAACCTTTATCTTGTTTGAACTGGAGGAGCCGGGGGCAGACACAAAATATGATCTGGGGGGCGTAACATCAAGCCCCGTCTGACCATTTACTAAACCGCATGCCATAAACAGTATCAGAACGGCGTAAAAATAAGACCTCATTTTCATAAATAAAAAGAGCAATATAAGTATCCTCACATTGCCCCAATTTTATATTTTGTCTAAGTTTATTGAGCTACAATGGAATACATCACATTGGTTGTGTAAGTGGTTTTACCCGTACCGCTGAAGTGTTTTCCAACATATTCATTACCACCGGCACCTTTGTAGGTTACATTGTAACCCATGGATACACCACCGGTAGTACTGCTAAAAAGATTAACATCACCCGTACCCAGGTTTACTGTACTTGGATTAATGTCTGAACCATTGTTTCCCGTTCCCTTCGCTATTAAAAGTGATATACCGCTGGAAAGGATTTCAACATTCTGTCCAGGAGCTGTAGTTAGTCCGTTTGTAAGATTAGCTGCTTTTGCCTTTACTTGGAATCCACCCGTACTGTATACGGTAAGGTGATTATTCAGGACCGGAGAAGATACACCGGCAAGATAATCATTCGTAGTTACATACTCTAAAGTTACTTCCTTGGAAGCATCATTTACAGTTATAGACTGTATAGGGTTGAGAATAACATTCAGTTTTGTTTGAGTGGTTTGTGCAGTAGCTGCAAAAACGCCTCCGATAAACATTGCTAATAAAATGGCCTTTTTCATATTTGTAGATTTTTAATTTTAGTGCTTATTTGTTAAGACTTATACCCCTTGTTTTAACACTACAAAAGTAATACGGCACTTCAAATAGCTTTTTATGAAAACATCCAAAAAACTTATGCAAATGTCATTCATAATATTTTGACAATAATAATTAATATATTAAACTGTTTTACAATACCAGTTAAAGATTTTCTAACTATAATCAGATATTCTCATCCCTGAAATTTCGCCACAAATTATTAGAAGCATATTTGAATTCATGAAATTATAAGAAAGAAACAACGAAGCCCTCCTGTTATGGGGGGCTTCATTTGGTTATGGTTGAGCATTAAGAGTGATCAGTGTGGCAATATGCTGTATAAAACTTCAGTACTATATACTGTTGGATCCTGCCCGGTTGAATG
This window encodes:
- a CDS encoding fimbrial biogenesis chaperone produces the protein MACGLVNGQTGLDVTPPRSYFVSAPGSSSSNKIKVTNSSKTNSLTLTVSTHDWEYDTEGNNVIADAGTLKNSAANWVTISPQSYFSLAPGESQDIIVTVKAPALQADTLNVHTALLFITQTNPVDSYNQEGAMVKVTLRSGIKLYHRYNSPEDPNVEFQDYRYNKKAKMLELDLENTGNMWTDGTVFTELVNLSNGRKQTLEDQILYTLPGDRRSVKITLPKDLQPGKYTASSTFSYGNDDTIKMAELAFVHE